The region AGCACTGTTGCACGTGTGCACGCCTGTGAGCGTGCAACCGCGCGAGCGCGCACCCTGTGCCCACACGCCCTGCGAGTGTGCAAGCGGGACGCGCGCGCCCCACCCCCCGCGAGCGTGCAACCGAGGGCCCGTGCGCAAGTCTGGGCGGGCGCCCCTGAGcgcgccagccccccccccgagcaCGCGCTGTTGCACGCGGGGGTGCCCGTCCCACGCGCCCCCAAAGGTCCCCGTGCGCGCCAGGGGGCGCCGGGCTGCACCGCGGgagcgggggggggtgtctcctGCCACCGGGGGGGGCACCTCGGCCGGCCCCCTCCCGCCTGTGGGGCGCCCCCtctgacccgcccccccccttgtGTCTCCCCCACAGGAGAACCATGCTGGGCTCGCAAgcggctctgctcctggccctcagcCTCCTGACCCAGGGCCGCCTCCAGGCCGCGCCCCTGCCCCCGGCGCCGGCCCCCCCGCCGGCCAGCCCCGCGCCCCCCGCCGCGGACTCGGCCGAGCAGCTGTTCGGCGGGGCGGCCCCGCGGGCGGTGGCGGCGGCGCTGCTGGAGGCGCTGGGCGAGGGCGCGCACGAGTCGCCGGACAAGCGGGACAGCCCGCAGGCGCGGCTGGCGGAGCTGCGGCCCGGGGCGCGGGGGGccccgcggcgcgccccgccggccGAGCCCTGGGCCGGGGCGCTGCAGCTGCGGCGGCAGCAGCGGCTAGAGCACCAGTTGCTGCAGCGGCGCTACGAGGAGCTGGCCGAGAGCCGGCGGCAGGCGGAGGAGGCGCGcaaggcggcggcggcggaggagCGCCTGGCCGACCTGGCGGCGGACCTGCTGCTGCGCTACCTGCTGCAGGGCGCGCCCGGGGAGCTGGAGCgggagcgggaggaggaggaggaggccgggGCCAGCCCGCTGCTCTTCGAGGACGAGGAGGCGGCGGCCGAGGGGGCGCAGGACAAGCGctccgaggaggaggaggaggaggagacggaCGAGGACTGGCTGGACCCCAGCACCGTGGACCAGCTCATCGACCTCTCCACCAAGCTGCGCCTGCCGGCCGGCGACGTCGCCGACATCATCAGCGGCGTCCAGAAGCGCAAGAAACAGCAGCAGGCGGCCGCGCCCCCCCGTGCGCCCCGGCGCGGCTCCCCGCAGGCCCAGCGCGCCTGGAACGAGGTGCTGCGGGCGGCCCagcgcccggccccggccccccggCCGCGCGCCGACTTCCCCAACGCCCTGGCGCCGCTGCTGCCCCCCCGC is a window of Carettochelys insculpta isolate YL-2023 chromosome 34, ASM3395843v1, whole genome shotgun sequence DNA encoding:
- the VGF gene encoding neurosecretory protein VGF — protein: MLGSQAALLLALSLLTQGRLQAAPLPPAPAPPPASPAPPAADSAEQLFGGAAPRAVAAALLEALGEGAHESPDKRDSPQARLAELRPGARGAPRRAPPAEPWAGALQLRRQQRLEHQLLQRRYEELAESRRQAEEARKAAAAEERLADLAADLLLRYLLQGAPGELEREREEEEEAGASPLLFEDEEAAAEGAQDKRSEEEEEEETDEDWLDPSTVDQLIDLSTKLRLPAGDVADIISGVQKRKKQQQAAAPPRAPRRGSPQAQRAWNEVLRAAQRPAPAPRPRADFPNALAPLLPPRGRPPPAPREPSSREEELGNWVERVLMDRAQGFA